One region of Armigeres subalbatus isolate Guangzhou_Male chromosome 3, GZ_Asu_2, whole genome shotgun sequence genomic DNA includes:
- the LOC134223513 gene encoding uncharacterized protein LOC134223513, with the protein MSLERRITLLIVFVVAITYAAIGDEDFIRKTSIVYRKKPGTSDSVECSTDRTCSLQKNFCAAFYIGDGFYVTTAHCLVASNGTIFEPDRLDIFGAGLVDVTLTLHKNYSKTNGVDIAWIQIHDSKVRSDVLEVANTRPHICIRYELQLINANLTGVHDGFRWVQTLETVHPETTPDAEPFLAGVSSFKYLTEFKQTGLEHVVLCSAKDSPDDFRLNFIAYGRTEMLSFDTDCYRVQCGNTEAQNMQTLFHANVTSMIQKQITEAEPEGERVFKPQINPTAYSKGVAPVAGEYDSSVTIKPNEPFTVAVSQASKELNSSFPDIPNNQTSFSTVLVDSNISSSVQQTENNSGGPRKSVTEISSHPPHSNEEVQSLQARHSNRKAQENIKSTTEDASNQERNATNPNVENVKPDEMEMTNEPLESAMSMVKEVYFPGDPGYPVSASTNDDHTNNNEQNGPQITDLDVDGSSIESQILLFPKSGNRLTWFDDVSEAPIEAIEYESNLSRGQPAEARPTDQSVQTSTNGPIVRMDHMQQLFQLNNELIESLRKYFSNSTNETPKTPSNGQAASVSTQSPPEAVPEASAPHTNQIPSPATYQSTTEQVEQKPRRVKCIRRVTTPDSKRCPKMGKSMMTPSGPSVYDGNQNWEALTTTVQPLDDSVAEYSKETEKEKQRRRQEALRKVLIHLWHGRNEAPDAVPMSSVLLLAAIGFVILMVTI; encoded by the exons ATGTCATTGGAACGAAGAATTACGCTTTTGATTGTATTTGTTGTGGCCATAACGTATGCCGCCATTGGGGACGAGGACTTCATTCGTAAGACCAGCATCGTCTATCGCAAGAAACCAGGGACATCGGACTCTGTCGAATGTAGCACCGATCGGACCTGTTCTCTGCAAAAGAATTTCTGCGCTGCTTTCTACATAGGAGATGGATTCTACGTGACAACCGCACACTGCTTGGTGGCAAGCAATGG AACAATCTTTGAACCAGATCGACTGGACATTTTTGGCGCTGGCCTGGTTGATGTGACGCTAACGTTGCACAAAAATTACTCCAAAACAAACGGAGTTGACATCGCTTGGATTCAAATTCATGATTCGAAAGTTCGGAGTGATGTTCTGGAAGTTGCTAACACGAGGCCACAC ATTTGCATCCGCTATGAGCTGCAACTGATCAATGCCAACTTGACCGGCGTACATGACGGTTTTCGATGGGTTCAGACACTGGAGACCGTTCACCCTGAAACGACACCAGATGCGGAACCATTTTTAGCTGGGGTATCATCATTCAAATATCTCACTGAATTCAAGCAGACGGGGCTGGAGCACGTGGTACTGTGCAGTGCAAAAGATAGTCCGGATGATTTTAGGTTGAACTTTATTGCTTACGGGAGGACTGAGATGCTTTCGTTCGATACCGACTGCTATCGGGTTCAGTGCGG GAATACCGAAGCACAAAATATGCAAACTCTGTTTCACGCAAATGTCACTTCGATGATTCAAAAGCAAATAACTGAAGCAGAGCCTGAGGGTGAAAGAGTCTTCAAACCGCAGATTAATCCTACAGCATATTCAAAAGGGGTAGCTCCTGTTGCCGGTGAATATGATAGTTCTGTTACTATCAAACCCAACGAACCGTTTACAGTGGCTGTGTCACAAGCTTCCAAGGAATTGAATAGCTCTTTTCCAGATATCCCAAATAATCAAACATCTTTTAGTACTGTTTTAGTGGATTCCAACATTTCCTCTTCAGTACAACAAACGGAAAATAACTCAGGAGGACCTAGAAAATCTGTAACCGAAATAAGTTCACATCCACCACACAGTAATGAAGAAGTTCAAAGTCTTCAGGCTAGGCATTCTAATCGAAAAGCTCAGGAAAATATTAAATCAACAACTGAAGACGCTTCCAATCAAGAACGAAATGCAACAAACCCGAATGTTGAAAATGTAAAACCCGATGAAATGGAAATGACAAACGAACCCCTGGAGTCTGCCATGTCAATGGTCAAGGAAGTTTACTTTCCTGGAGACCCAGGCTATCCCGTTAGTGCTTCGACTAATGACGATCATACTAATAACAACGAACAAAATGGTCCCCAAATTACCGATTTAGATGTGGATGGATCATCGATTGAGTCCCAAATCTTGTTGTTCCCAAAGAGTGGCAATCGTTTGACTTGGTTTGACGATGTATCCGAGGCACCAATTGAAGCTATCGAATATGAATCAAATCTTTCAAGAGGGCAACCTGCAGAGGCCAGACCCACTGATCAATCCGTTCAAACAAGTACGAATGGGCCGATTGTTAGAATGGATCATATGCAACAGCTCTTCCAACTCAACAATGAACTGATAGAAAGTCTACGAAAATATTTCAGCAACTCCACGAATGAAACTCCCAAAACGCCATCTAACGGGCAAGCTGCTTCCGTATCAACACAATCTCCCCCAGAAGCAGTACCGGAAGCCAGTGCACCTCATACCAATCAAATTCCTTCACCGGCCACGTATCAATCTACCACGGAACAAGTCGAGCAAAAACCCAGACGAGTAAAGTGCATCCGTCGTGTAACAACCCCAGACAGCAAGCGCTGTCCGAAGATGGGGAAGAGCATGATGACGCCGTCGGGACCCTCCGTTTATGATGGGAACCAGAATTGGGAGGCACTTACCACAACGGTGCAACCGCTCGATGACAGTGTCGCTGAATATTCGAAAGAAACGGAGAAGGAAAAACAACGCAGGCGACAGGAGGCCCTACGAAAGGTTTTGATACATCTGTGGCATGGACGGAATGAGGCACCGGATGCGGTCCCCATGAGTTCGGTATTGTTGTTGGCAGCGATTGGGTTTGTTATTCTGATGGTTACCATTTGA